In Cystobacter fuscus DSM 2262, the sequence CCATCCGCGCGGTGCGGGGCGTGGGTTACACCCTGCTCGTCGAGCAGGGGCCTCGCGAGCCATGACGCTCACGCGACGTCTCTGGTTGTTCGGCGTCCTGGTGCCGTGCCTGGCGTCGCTGGGAGCGCTCGTCGTCGCCGGGCAGCTCTTCCGGTATGACCTGGAGACCGCGCTGGACCATGCCCTGCTGACCCAGGCCGCAGTGGAGAGCCTCAGCGTCAACCTCTTCGAGGGCTCCGAGAAGCGGGTGAGCCTGAACATGTCCATGTACCCGCTCCTCGAGCACGTGCGGCCCTTCGCCCCACGGGGTGAACTCTTCGACCAGGATGGGCGGCTGCTGATGCAGCATCCACCCATGCCGGAGGAGGAGGCCGCCATGGTCTCGCTGAAGCCGGGCGACCCCGAGCTTCCGCCTCAGCTCTCGACCCGCGCCCTGCCGGATGGAACGCGCGAGCGCGAAGCGGTGGTGAGCGTCCGCTCGCCCCAGGGCGAGCTGTATGCACTGCGCCTGACCGCGTCGCTGGAGCAGGTGGATGACTCGGTGAGCGGCTACTACCGCAGGGCCTTCTCCGTGGCGGCGCTGCTGGCGTTGACGTTGCTGGTGCTCCAGACGTTCCTCGCCCGGCGCATGGCGTACCGGTTGAGCACCATCACCCGCCACCTGACGCGCTTGCGCGAGGGAGACTTCTCCCAGGCGCCTCCCTTGGATGGTGGCGCGGATGAGATTGGCCAGCTGCGGGAGGTGCTCGCCGAGGTCACGGACAAGTTGCGCGGTGCCCGGGACGCGCAGGACCGGCTCATCGCGGACGCCGCCCACGAGCTGCGCACGCCGCTCTCCCTCATGCGGACCCGGATGGACCTCGCCCTGCGGCGCGAGCGGGGCGCCGAGGAGCTGCGCACCTCCTTGAGCGAGGTGCGGGGTGAGGTGGAGCGGCTGGCCATCCTGGCGGGCGAGCTGCTGGAACTGGCCGCGGTGGGACGGGGGGAGTGGGATCGCAAGAAGGCGGATTTGTCCGAGGTGGTGAGTCAGTCGGTGGAGGCGGCGCGCGCCGAGGCGGAGGTGCACGGGCTCATCATCCGCCTGGAGACCCCCGCGCGGGAGGAGTGCTGGTTCGATCCGGGCGGGGTGCGGCGGGCGGTGGACAACCTGCTGGCCAACGCCCTCAAGTTCTCCCCGAGTGGAGGGGAGATCCACGTGCGCTTGTGGCGGGAGCGGGAGTGGGTGCGCATCAGCGTGGCGGACGAGGGCCCGGGCATTCCGTTCGCGGAGAGGGAGTCGGTGTTCGCCCCCTTCCGGAGGTTGTCCGGTGCCAAGCCCGGAGCGGGGATTGGTCTGGCCATCGTCCGCGAGGTGGCGCGGCGGCACGGAGGCCACGCCTGGGTGGAGCCGCGCCCGGAGCGGGGGACGGAGCTGGTGTTGGAGCTGCCCACGCGGCCCCAGCCCGCTTGAGCTACGGGGAGAGTGGAATCCAGGCGGAGGCTGCCTCCAGCCGGCCACTCACCGCGTCCAGACGGACGAGCTGGGCGCCCTGCACGCCCACGCGGCGGTTCACCCCGAACGTCACCGGGGGGGTCACCCCGGTCTCGAAGTCCCGCAGCTCCTCCAGCCGGAGCATCAGGTCCGCGCGCGTCACGTCCGCGCCCGAGCGACGCAAGGCCTCCACCAGCACACGCGACGCCGCGTACGCGCCGAGCTGGAAGGCCACGTGGCGTGGACGCAGTTGGTGGCGCTCGAGGAAGGCGGCGAAGGCGCGCAGGTGCTCCTCGCGCGCGTTCACTCCCGGTGGGTAGACGAAGAAGACGGGGAGCGGGCCGCCCGTCACCGCCGAGGGCTCGGCCAGTCGGGCCGGGGCGTACACGCGCGTCTCCAGCTTCCAGGACTCCAACGTCTCCAGCAGCGCCTTCAGCCCCGCGGGAGGGCCGGCATAGAGGATGGCGGGAGGCGGCGTCTGGCGCAGGCGCTGGAGCGCTCCGGGCTCGGCGGTTCCATCCCTCGAGGGCACCTCCACGGGGGCGGGCAGCTCGCGCCGCCGGGCCTCCTCGCGCGCCGCGCGGGCCCAGGCGAGGCCCGCGGCGTCTTCCGTCCGCACCACCGCCAGGGCGTGGTGGCGCAGCAGGTGCTCCTCCTCTCGCGCCAGGTGTTGCACCACCAGGCGGGCCTGGGTGGGTTCCTCGGGGTAGAGGAAGAAGATGGGGCTGTCGCTGCCCGCGGCCTGCTCGCCGATCGCGATGGGGAGCACCAGGGGAATCCCTTCGCGCCGCAGCAAGGCATCCGAGGGGGGCGAGCCCTCGCGCGGATTGCCCACCAGGGCGAGCACTCCCCGCTCCAGCAACCGCGTGGTGGCGTCCGGTCCTCCCGGGGCGGGTGCCGGCCCATGCGGCGCCGAGTCGTCCTCCACCACCAGCTCCAGGCGCCGCCGGAAGATGCCTCCCTCCGCGTTCACCTCCTCGAAGGCGGCCCGCAGCACCTGGGCCACGTCCTGTCCGGCCTCGCCCAACCGCCCCTCGAGGGGCAGCGCCGCGCCCACCGTGAGGGTGGTGGGGGTGATGCCGGGGTCGGGGGTCTCGCCCAGCTTCTCCAGGTAGGCGAGCAGCTCCTCGCGCTCGGCCCACCCGAGCACGTAGCGCGGCATCGTCGTCCCCAGGGGACGGCCGCTGGCGGAGAGGCCCTCGGTGATGGCGCGCAGCAGGGTGTCGCGTCCATACGCGGGGCGCGAGCGATCCTCCACGTCCACGGAGGCGCGCGGACGCGGATGCCGCAGGGCCTCGGGGCGGATGTCCGGCACGTCCACGCCGCCTTCCTGGCTGCCGCGCCCGGACGGCGTGTGACAGCGCGCGCACGCGGCCACGGAACCGCTCAGCTCTATCCGCTCGGGCCCGAGCAGGCCCACGAGCGGGGTGTCCCGGGCGCTCATGCCGCGCTGGAAGAGACTCCGTCCCCTCCTGGCCTCCTCCGCATCCCAGGGCGCGGGGGGCGCCTCCTTGCGGCAGGCGGCTCCCAGCAGCACCGACAACCCCACCACGAACACCCCGTGGAGTGTCCTGCCTCGCGGGCCCCTACCGGGGATCATCCAGGTGCTCCACGGTGTAGACGAGGTGATCGACGTCCGACATGGCGGCGGCCTTCACCCACATGCCCGTGGCGGCGTCACCGATGAGCAGGGTGGAGCTGTGGGTGCCAGGCTCGTCCGTGTAGCCACCGAGCTTCTTGAGCACGAGGGAGACGTTCTCGGGGGCGCCGGTGAGGAAGTACCAGCCGGGCCCCACGTCGAACTTCTTCGCGAAGCGCGCCAGCGTCTCCGGGGTGTCGTTGGCGGGGTCCACGGAGAGGGTGATCATGGTGATGTCCTTGCCCACGCGGCCGCCGAGCTTCTTCTGGACCTCGGCGAGGTGCCTCGTCATGGGGGAGCAGATGCCCTGGCACGAGGTGAAGGCGAAGTTGATGAGCACCTTCCGGCCGCGGATGAGATCCTCGTAGAAGCGGTGCGTCTTGCCATGCTGGTCCACCAGCTCGGTGTTGGTGAAGTAGCGGGCGGAGGCGGGATCGAGCTCGGGGGGAGGAGCGGAGGCGGCGCGGACCTCGCGAATGCCCTCGAGGATGGCGGAGGCCGAGCCGAGGCCCTCCACGCGCAGCCACTTGTCCGCCGTGGCATTGCCCACGAGCACGAAGGGCCGGTGGGCCTCCTTGTCCGAGGTGTAGCCGCCCAGCGCCACCAGGGCCTCCTTCACCCGGGCCGGCTCGCCGGTGAGGAAGGACCAGCGGGGCCCGGGGGCGAAGGGCGCGGCGAATTGGGCGAGGCGCTCGGGCGTGTCATTGGCCACGTCCAGGGTGATGGAGATGAAGCGCACGGGGCTGTCGGGCCCCAACTCCTTGCTCACTCGCGACAGGGTGGCCGTCATCGGCGAGCAGATGGTCTTGCAGCGGGTGAAGATGAAGTTGATGGCCACGGTCTGGCCACGGACGAGGTCGGACCACAGCCGCACCTGCTGGCCGTGCTGATCCACCAGGGGGACGTCGGGCACCTGGAGGTGGAGGAAGCGCGCGTCTGGAGTGGGGACCCGTGCCGTGTCCTGTGCGAGCGCCGGAGTGGTGAGCAGCAGCAGGGCCAGGGCCAGGGCCTGGAGGAGGGTGTTCTTCATTGGGGGGCCTCGGGGGAGGGGCGGGCGGCCAGCGCGGGCTGGACGCTCAAGGTGAAGTGGGGAAGGACGCCGAACGGAGCACCCCGGCCTTCCACGCCCACGAGGAGCTGGTACTGGCCGGGCTCGGAGGGGGAGACCTCGACCTCGAACAGTCCCTCCTCCACGCGCCGGGGGAGGGGCCGCTGCAACCAGCGTCCCGAGGGCGGGCGGAACATCAACACCCGCACCTCCTCGGCCCGTACCGGGCGGGGGTCCTTCGCGTCCGGGAGGGGGCTCAGCCGGAAGCGCAGCGGGGTGGACACGCCCGGGGAGAGGGGCGTGGAGGGATTGAATTCGGGAGTGAGCGCGAGGGGCTGCTTCCCCGAGGCGGAGACGTCCTCGGGCACTTCCCGGACGTCCCACTCCAGGCAGGTCACGGTCCGTGGGTTGTCCAGGAGGAAGTACACGTCATACGGGCCGTTGTCCCGCACCACGGCCTCGGCGGTGAAGACGCCGGGCTCCACCTCGTGCAGCGAGCGATCCAACACCAGGACGGCCTTGGGCTCGCGGCCATAGTTCAGCAGGCTGCCACGCGGCGCCATCATGCCCTCGCTGTAGAGGAAGAGGGCGCGGTCCGCGGTGCCCGCGATGATGGCGCTGTTGCCCTCGGGCATCGCGGCGAAGGGCGGGGCGCGGCCAAGCCCCCTGGACTCCGAGGGCTTCTTCTGACCCATGGCCACCTGGGCGATGGAGGGCTTGCCCTCCCTGGCCAGCGAGGCCAGCTCGATGAGCGACACGCGCGCGTCCTCGGTGTTGCGCACGTAGGCGTAGGCGCTGGTGAAGAGCAGCTGATCCGGCTGGGAGAAGCCGGTGAGGGTGTGGGCGAGCTGGTTGGACGCCGCGTCGAGGACATCCACGCGGTCGCCCCGCGGGTAGAGGACGAAGGCCCAGCGGCCGGAGTTGTCGAAGCGCAGCAGGTCGGGTGAGGGGGCCAGGGGAATGCGGCGCGCCACCTCGCGGCGGGTGGTGTCCACCACCAGCGCCTCGTGAGTGCGCACCTGCACGGCGTAGAGGGCCCTGGCCACCGCGCTGTAGGCGATGCTGCCCACGCCAGGGCCCACCTTCACGCGCCCAGTCTCCTCGAGCGAGGACACATCCACCGCCACCAGTTCCTCGCCATCGGAGCTGGAGACCCACGCGGTCCGGCCTCCGTCACTGAAGGCGAAGGCATGCTCGCCATCGCCCACCTCGAGCGTGCGGAGCACCTGGTAGGAGGCCGTGTCGATGACGGACACGGTGCCGTCGCCCTCATTGGCCACCCAGACGGTGCGCCCGTCCGGGCTGACGGCCAGCCGGCCCGGGCTCTTGCCCACGTGCACGTTGCGCACCACCACGAAGCGGCGCAGGTCCACCACGGACACCGTCCCGTGCACGGGAATGGAGAGGAAGAGCGCCTTCCTGTCCGGTGGCAGCGCCCAGTCCGCGGGCTCGCCTCCCAGCGACACCAGGTTCTGCAGCTTGGTGCGGTCCAGGGAGATCTGCGGATCGATCACCGACAGCGTCTGGTCATGGTTGAGGGTGAGGAAGAGATAGGAGTTGAGGTTGGCGTCGGCCCGGGCCGCGAGGAAGCCCCCGAGGTAGGTCTGGATGCGCTCCTTGCACGTGGCCTCGTCGGGCGCGGCCTGTCCGCTCGCGCGTCGGTTGAGCCACCCGAGGGGGCGGACTCCGCGCAGGGGCTCGCCGGTGCGGGGGTTGGTGAGCGCGAAGCGCGCGGTGCCCTCCAGGGGCGTGCCGCGCTCGGCGCCGGGGATTCGGGCATGCAGCCGCAAATCGAAGCTCACGGCCACGTCCGGACGCGTCGCCGTCACGGGAGGCCGCGCGGGCAGGTCCACGGGCTCGGGATGGGGCACCGGGGGCGGCCCGCCGCGAGGTGACAGTCGCCATCCCAGGGTGGCCACGAGCGCCGCGAGCACGACGCCCACGGAGAGGAGGATGAGCTTTCGCATGGGGAGGGGATTGCTTCAGCAGGAGGGGAGGGCGGCGCGGAAAGCCGGTGGGCCTCGCGCCGCCCTTGAGGGACGAGAGAGGACTACTGCACGCGGAGCACGCCCCAGAGGCCGCCACCGCTCCACTCGAAGCTGGTCACGTCGCGGTAGAGGTAATCCCCCGGGGCCTGGGAGATGCCGCCCGCGCCATACAGGGGGTTGATGTTCCAGGACTCCATGACGGACATGCCGCTCTGGTTGGAGACGATGTTCGAGGTGGCGTTGGGGCCCATGCGCAGGGACGAGGCTCCCCGGGCCCACGCATTGGCCTGCCACTCGGCGCCGTGGAGCGCGAAGGCGTGCTGGCGCGCGTGTCCCGAGGGATGCGCCACGCGGATGCGCAGCGGCTCGCCCGCGTTCGCGGTGAACAGGGGCGTGGCCGGATCTCCGTGGACCGAGGAGCTGAGGACGTCGCCCAATTCCTGATCATTGACGTCATTGGGATCCGTCTGGGGCGGCAGGCCCAACCGGGCCCACAGCGGCTCGGTGTGGTAGTTGAAGGCCTTCTGACCAGAGTCCTCGGCGTCGTCGGTGTCCCCGATGTTGCACAAGGCCGTGCCACTGTTGCGCGGCTTCGTGTCCCAGAACCGCTCCTGGCTCGAGTGCAGGCCCAGGTCATCCTGGAAGACGAGCACGAGTTCACGGAACGTCTCCGTCCGGACGGCCTCGTCCTCGTCCTCGTCATCGTCGTCGTGGCCGCCACCCACCGGGTATTTCACGCGGGCCTGGGCATCGGTGCCCACGTCCGTGGTCCAGATGGCGTTGGGCGGCTCGACGATGAGCGCGCCGATGCCGCCGTGCATGCCGTGGTTCACCACATCCGCCATGTTGCGCAGGTTGACGATGCCGAACTCCACGGGTGTGTAGACGCCGCGCCGCGTGGCCGACCCGTGGTTGTCGCCGCGGTAGTCGCCCATGTACCAGCGGTAGGTCCGCTGGCCGCCGGGGGGCACCGTCTGGAGGGCATTGAGGCCCACGTTGGCGCCGTCGTCCGTGTTCACGTCGTAGTTGACGAGCTGCGGATGCAGCGAGACGTGATTGGAGGGCGTCACCTGGTTGACGTTGAAGCCCGGGGTGATGGGCGGCTGGTACGCCCACTGCGGCGTCTTGCTGAGCTGGGAGGGCAGACGGTTGGTGAGCACCACCTGGATGCACTCGCCGGCCCGGGCGCGCAGGATGAGCGGCTCGGGCTGACGGGTTCCATCCTGGAGGCTCGTCAGGTACTCGTCGCGGGCGAACAGGATGGCGTCGGGGTCATAGAGGCCGTACTTGCTGTTGTAGACGAGCGCGCCTCCCGGCAACCAGTGGGCCGCGTCGATCGCGGACACCCGGTAGAGGCGTACCGCGCTGCCACGGGGGCACGCGTCCACGGCGGCGGCCTTCTGGCCGAACCTCCCTTGTGCTTCCGCCGCCTGCACGAGCTTGGAGTCGAGCTGACGCATCTTCTCGGGATACGTCATGGCGTACTCCAGCTTGCGCTCCTTGACCTGCCGGCCCGACTCGTCCACCTCGTAGGAGCGCTGGAGCGTCTCCTCGGTCTCCGGATTCATCCTGCCGAGCACCGACTCCGTGGGCAGCTCCAGCAGTGGCGCGGGCGCCCAGGTACTTCCCTGCGTCCTGAAGGACAGGGCGGAGGAATCCATCGTGGTGAGCTCCGCGGCCTGGAGCGCCAGGTGTCCCAGGGTCTTCTCGCCCGTCTGCTTCTTCTTGTACGTGCGCATGATGCCCCACGCGCCGTTCCACAGGTCGTCGGTGGCGGCGCTCTGGTACATGTAGTCGGCGGTGTCGTAGGTGCCGCCGAGCGCGGGCAGGCCATTGGTCAGGTTGAACTCGAAGTGCTCGGAGATGCCCACGGCCTGCGCGTTGCGGTAGCCACTGTGCGGGTCCGCGCCCTCGCGCAGCCACTTGGTGCCGTGGACGGTGAAGGAGTGCTGCTCCTCCTGGGAGCCCTGGATGAGGCGGATCTTCACCTTGTCGCCCTCGTAGCCGCGCAGCAGCGGGGTGTACGGGTCGCCATGCAGGTCCGAGCGGAAGACGTTGGCCATGTCTCCCCGTTCGTCCGTGCGCTGCGTGCGCTGGGCGCAGCTCGCGGTGCGCTGGCCGATGCGCAGGGGAATGGGCTCGTTGCGGTAGTTGATGGTCATGGTGCCCGGGTCCGTGACGCTGATGGCCTCGGGCATGGGGGTCGTCTGGAAGGCCACCGTCGACGGGAGCTCCCCCTCGATGTGGTTGGGCGGGTTCACCGGCTGGCCACACTCGTCATAGGCCGGGACGAAGTCGGCCAGGGCGAGCGCGAACTCGCGGAAGCTGTTGGCGGGATCCGCCGTCAGCACATCCGCCTTCCAGCTCGTGGGGCCACCATCGCTCGAGCGCGTGCCGTAGAAGACGCCCGTCTCCGGGTTCCTCCACCTCGAGCCCTTGGGCTCCACGATGAGGGCGCCGTAGAAGCCGTGGTGCTGGTGGCTGGAGGGACCGAAGTGGTCGTGCGTGAAGACCGTCTCGATGGGGCGCTCCCGGCCCTTGGCGTCGGTGAGCGGGTCCGCCCACCAGCGCTGGGTGCTGGTCTGCGCGCCCATCACCCCCAGGCGCGGGTGCATCCGGGCCGACAGTTGGACGCGCGGTCCGGTGGTCTCCACCGCGCCATCCGCCGCGAAGGCGCCGCCCGCGGTGTTGATCTTCTCGATGCGGTGCAGCACTTCCTGGAAGGAGAACGTCCCGTCCTCGTAATTCCACCCGTTGCCCGCGCCGTCCGCGGACATCACGTCGAACTTCACCAGGTGGATGTGCTGCCCGACGGTGTCCGTGGGCGTGTAGATCTGGAAGTCATCCGCCTCGAGCTCCTTGGGCATGAGGTTGGTGGGGTAGAAGTTGATGCATTCCCCGGACTCGGCCCGGAAGAAGAAGGGCTCCGGAGGCCGCAGCCCCTTCTGGGTGTCCGCCACGTCGCCATCGAGCACGATGATGCGGGCCTGCCGGTCGTGCCAGCCCTCGCGGTTGATGTTCTGCATGTCGATCTGCACGTAGCTGGCGCGGTAGTCGCGGCGCGGCGCGGAGGCGGGGCAGGGGTCCGCGAAGGGCGCGCCCGCCACGGGCTTGCGGCCGTTGACGTAGAAGAAGCCCCGGGTGCCCGTCGCCGTGTAGCCCGGATAGGCCGCGACGATGTCGCTCGTGTAGTAGGGCCTCGGCACGTAGCTGGCGCCGGGGAACCCACCGCCGTGGAAGGACATGGCCTTCTTCTCCAGGGTGGTGCCGTCCTGGGGCAGCAGCTTCACGTCCAACGCCTGGTGGTCCACGTAGAAGCGCTTGCCGGGCTCTCCATAGGTGGAGGTCCCGACGGCGGCGGTGACGATGTGGCGCGGCAGTCCGCCGTCCTGCTCCAGATCCAACGGGGGCTGGGGCGGGCGGTGGCCGGCCTTGCCCGCGACGTAGAAGGGGTAGCCCGGGAAGGCGGGCCGGTTCACCTGCTTGCCGCTCGCGTCGGTGACGACCGAGTCCGCGTAGGTGGGCATGGGCGGCATGGCCCGTGACGGAATGGGGATGACGGCGGGGTTGGGCGTGCCACCGGAGATCTCCCCGTCCGGCAGGCGGCGGTCCGGCGTACCGGCCTCGAAGACGTCATGCACGCGCCAGAGCGCCCACATGCCCTGGGCGAAGTGCGGGTAGAGGTGGCAGTGGTGGATGGAGTCGCCCGGGGTGAGGTTGCGGTTGCCGGAGCCGCCGTAGTTGATGTCGTAGGTGAAGGTCGCGCCCGGTCCGATCGTCTGCGAGTCCAGGTAGTTGGAGTTGTCCTCGCCCGGGCTGTACTTCCACTGGTGGGCATGCAGGTGGAAGACGTGCGTCTCGGCCGGGCCCGCGTGGATGTTGCGGATGCGGACCGGGTCGCCCAGGTAGCTGTGGTGCACGTTGGAGGGATCGTCCGCGTAGAGCGCGCGCACGGCGTTGCCCTGCCAGTCCTTCTCCACGTTGAGGGCGGGGTCTCCATTGGCCCAGGACTCGAGGAAGAACTCCTCGAAGGCGCAGTCCGCGCACTCCTTGGTGGGGCCCACCTTCGCCCGGTTGGCCATCAGCTCCGCGCCCAGGCCAGCCACGCCGTAGTTGATGCCGAAGCCGTCGCGCACGCCGTGCAGGGTGGGGTTCCACTCCAACTCGTCGAAGGCTTGAACCGCCTTGATCTCGTCGTGGTAGATGGCGGTGATTTCCCGGAAGTGCCCCTGGTCCTTCGAGGTGAAGGTGCCCACGCTGGTGTGGGCGTAGTCGGTGATGATGGCCTCCAGGTCGCCGTGCCAGAGCTCGTTCGTCTTCGTGTCGAGGATGTTCAAGAGGGGCCGGTCATGGGCGTCCCTCGCCTCGTAGTTGAGGAGCGGCGTGCCATCCGGGTTGGACAGGGGTTTGCCCTGGGCGTCCTTGCGTGTCGCCGCCTGGAGCACCTCGGCGGACACCTTGGAGCGGTACCACTTCGAGCCCGCGGGCTCCACGTTGACGGCACCGAAGAGGCCCTGGGCGGTACCGCCGCCGTCGCCCTCACCGCCAAAGGTGGCGCCCATGCTGTGCATGAAGAAGACGCCCTCGTGGTCCGCGTAGAGGGTGTACGTGGTGCTGTCACCCGGCGCCACGAGGGTGCTGGGGTTCTTGCCCACGTTCGCGCCGTCGTCCTGGATGCTCAGGTACTGCAGGCCCTGCACGTGCACCGAGGCCCGGCGGGTGAAGGGCGAGTCTTCCTTGTTGGCGGTGTCGATGTCCCCCGGCTCCTCGCCCTCACCCGGCTCCTCGCCTTCACCCGGCTCCTCGCCTTCACCCGGCTCCTCGCCTTCACCCGGCTCCTCCACCTCTCCGGGCTCTTCAGCCTCACCCGGCTCCTCCACCTCCGGCGCGGCGCCGAACCATTTCCCGCCCACCGCGTGCCCTGTCACCAGCGAGGCCAGCGGATCCCACGACTCCATGGGCAACCACGTGGGCAGCATCTTGCGCACCACCCCGAAGCCCGCGGTGGGCTGCGCCACCTGGCTGGGAGTGGGTTGGGATTGAGCGGGGTTGGGAATCTCCGCGCGCGTGGGCGCGAGCCAGTTGGTGAACTGGATGCGCAGACAGTCCCCGACGTTGGCGCGCAGGGTCAGCGGCCGCGGGCGCTTGTCCAACCGCAGCCGCGCGTTGCCGGGCCCGATGGGCCTGGTCGCATCGATGGCCTCCACGTCCCGCTGCAGGGCGTACATCATCCCCGAGGGGTTGTACGCGCCGAACCGGTTGTAGGTGTAGACCTGATCCAACGCCACCACGTTCGCGGTGAGGGTGCGCGCGCACGACACCCGCGTGCCCACCGCGGGCGCTGGCCCCACCAGGGGCATGTCCCGCGAGGCCATGGGCTGGACTCCGGAGGAGACCATCTCCTCCTGCCCGGTGTCGGTGGTGTCGCCCTGGCAGGCCAACCCCACCGCGAATAGCGCGGCCAGAAGCGCCCGGTGTGACACCGGATGCCGGTTGGGCCGCCATGCCCTATCGAGTCTTTGTCGTGCCGACATTTGTTCCGTCCTGAGTGAGCCGTGTACCCGCCATTCCTGAGAGCTTTCTCAAGCCAGGAGTCTTCTTGGGAATGTGTCTCTTCGGAGAAAACACTTGCAGGCCATAGCAGGTGCTTTCCTGGCGACGGTGAGTGACGGTTCGTCATTAATGAGATCAAGCGAACGAAGTAAAGCCTGTCCGTAACCACGCGAACTCACTGGCAGTGGAATCAGGCGCGCGGCCCTGGCTGAGAGTTCTCTGAGGAAATGGCCCTCCTGGAGTCACGCGAGCCTTTGGCTCCAGCGTTGCCAGTGGGGACTGAAGAAACGCGCGCGCCGGCTGAGAATCCTTTCAGATTCCCGCCGGCGTCTCGCTTAAAAAACTCTCAGAATTCCCCTCGGACGAGCACAGCCCGAGGGGAATTTTGAAGCGAACCGCTAGTCTTCGCCGTCGCCATCGCTCTCGTAGACGGGATCCGGCACGTCATACCTGCCGTGGACCTGGTTCTGCGCCTGGCAATTCTTGGTGCACGGAGTGGCGGCGGGGGAGTTCTCCACCGCGTCCTCACCCAGCACGCCGCCCATGCGGCCACCGGACGTGACGCGCCAGACCGTCTCATGCTCATCCTGGACGAGCTTCGCGGCGACCTGGGGGCTGTCCTTGCCGCGGATCAGATCCAGGTTGCCGAAGTTGATCTTCCCGGTGTATGGATTGGTGAAATAAAACACGTTCGGACCCAGCGTGTGGACGAAGTCGATCGTCCCCGTCTCGGTGGCCCACTCCGGCTCCATCTGGAAGATGCCGCCCTGGGCGCAATCACTGGCCTGGATCTTCATCTTGAGGCTCTGGCCCTCGCGGATCAGCCGCACGCCACCGTCCTTGTTCTCCACCCGCATGGAGCTGCCATCGAGCGTCGTCGTGCCGAGGATGGGCTCCTTGCGCGTGAAGAGCACCGTGGTCACCCCACCCGTGATGTCCAGGGGGTTGGTCGTCGCCTTGAGCGTGTAGTTGTAGACGGCGAACGTCGAGACATCGATGTCGAAGTCGACGTAGGTACCGCGTACCTTCAGAATGCCATGCGAGGGCAGGCTCTGGCTGGGAACATCGACCCTGTTTCCCCCTCCTTTGCTCTTGGGGATGAGCAGCGGCGAGCCATTGGGCAGTGTCAGGGAGAAGCCGCCTCCCGAGCAACCGTTTGAGTTGGCGGCGTGCGCCGTGGGAACTCCGAACAGTGCACAGACTCCAAGCGAGAGCAGCGCGCCCAGGGCACGCAGTCGAAT encodes:
- a CDS encoding HAMP domain-containing sensor histidine kinase, producing the protein MTLTRRLWLFGVLVPCLASLGALVVAGQLFRYDLETALDHALLTQAAVESLSVNLFEGSEKRVSLNMSMYPLLEHVRPFAPRGELFDQDGRLLMQHPPMPEEEAAMVSLKPGDPELPPQLSTRALPDGTREREAVVSVRSPQGELYALRLTASLEQVDDSVSGYYRRAFSVAALLALTLLVLQTFLARRMAYRLSTITRHLTRLREGDFSQAPPLDGGADEIGQLREVLAEVTDKLRGARDAQDRLIADAAHELRTPLSLMRTRMDLALRRERGAEELRTSLSEVRGEVERLAILAGELLELAAVGRGEWDRKKADLSEVVSQSVEAARAEAEVHGLIIRLETPAREECWFDPGGVRRAVDNLLANALKFSPSGGEIHVRLWREREWVRISVADEGPGIPFAERESVFAPFRRLSGAKPGAGIGLAIVREVARRHGGHAWVEPRPERGTELVLELPTRPQPA
- a CDS encoding ABC transporter substrate-binding protein, which codes for MIPGRGPRGRTLHGVFVVGLSVLLGAACRKEAPPAPWDAEEARRGRSLFQRGMSARDTPLVGLLGPERIELSGSVAACARCHTPSGRGSQEGGVDVPDIRPEALRHPRPRASVDVEDRSRPAYGRDTLLRAITEGLSASGRPLGTTMPRYVLGWAEREELLAYLEKLGETPDPGITPTTLTVGAALPLEGRLGEAGQDVAQVLRAAFEEVNAEGGIFRRRLELVVEDDSAPHGPAPAPGGPDATTRLLERGVLALVGNPREGSPPSDALLRREGIPLVLPIAIGEQAAGSDSPIFFLYPEEPTQARLVVQHLAREEEHLLRHHALAVVRTEDAAGLAWARAAREEARRRELPAPVEVPSRDGTAEPGALQRLRQTPPPAILYAGPPAGLKALLETLESWKLETRVYAPARLAEPSAVTGGPLPVFFVYPPGVNAREEHLRAFAAFLERHQLRPRHVAFQLGAYAASRVLVEALRRSGADVTRADLMLRLEELRDFETGVTPPVTFGVNRRVGVQGAQLVRLDAVSGRLEAASAWIPLSP
- a CDS encoding SCO family protein, which gives rise to MKNTLLQALALALLLLTTPALAQDTARVPTPDARFLHLQVPDVPLVDQHGQQVRLWSDLVRGQTVAINFIFTRCKTICSPMTATLSRVSKELGPDSPVRFISITLDVANDTPERLAQFAAPFAPGPRWSFLTGEPARVKEALVALGGYTSDKEAHRPFVLVGNATADKWLRVEGLGSASAILEGIREVRAASAPPPELDPASARYFTNTELVDQHGKTHRFYEDLIRGRKVLINFAFTSCQGICSPMTRHLAEVQKKLGGRVGKDITMITLSVDPANDTPETLARFAKKFDVGPGWYFLTGAPENVSLVLKKLGGYTDEPGTHSSTLLIGDAATGMWVKAAAMSDVDHLVYTVEHLDDPR